Genomic DNA from Haloplanus aerogenes:
AACGCGGGCATCGACCGCTCGAACGTGCCCGGTGGCGACCTGTTGCTCTTGCCGCGGCGGCCGAGCGAGAGCGCCGCGCGGATCGAGACGGGACTCACCGCCGACCGCGTGATCGTCACCGATACCTGCGGCCGCCCCTTCCGCCACGGACAGCGCGGCGTCGCTATCGGGTGGGCCGGCACGCCCGCCGCCCGCGACTGGCGGGGCGAGACGGACCGCGAGGGGCGCGAACTCGGCGTGACCGTGCAAGCGGTGGTCGACGAACTCGCCGCCGCGGCCAACCTCGTCGCGGGCGAGGGTGCCGGGGGCACGCCGGTCGTCGTCGTCCGCGACTTCGACTTCGGGGACCACGACGGGAGCGACGCCCTCTTTCGGGACGTGGAGGGTGACTTCGTGCGGCAGGCGCTCCGTGGCTGGTCGTACGAGTAGACACCGGCAGGTACCGCGTACGACGAACGGCTTTTCCCCGTTCGCCCCAACCGACGCACGATGATTCCGACGCGTTCGCCCACTGGCCGGAGGTGCCACCGCCGCTGATGCTCGGCATCGAACTCACGCCCGAGCATCCGCTCGACCGACTGGTCGACCTCGGGACGACCGCCGAGACCGCCGGCTACGACACGATTTTCGTCTCCAGTCACTACAACAACCGCTCGCCCTTCGCCGCGCTCTCGCGTCTCGCCGCGGCGACGGATTCGGTACGACTCGGCCCCGGCGTCGTCAACCCGCTGGAGCGCCACCCCGTCACGCTCGCGGGCGAGGTGGCGACCGTCGCGGAAGCCAGCGACGGCCGCGCGGTGTTCGGCATCGGTCCCGGCGACCCCTCCACACTCGGGAATCTCGGTCTCGCCGACGACCGCGGCCTCCGCCCCGTCCTGGAGGCGTTCAAGGTCGCTCAGCGACTCTGGGACGGCGAACGCGTCACCCACGACGGGACCTTCGAGGCCGAGGACGCCGGCCTCAACTTCGACGTGCCCACCCCCATCCCGACCTACGTCGGCGGCGAGGGGCCGCACATGTGCAAGATGGCCGCGAAACACGCCGACGGCCTGCTCTACAACGGTGCCCACCCCGCGGATCTCCGCTGGGCGCGCGAGCAGGTCGACAAGGGCCTGACGGATCGCCTCGACGGCCTCGGCGACTTCGACCTCGCGGCCTACGCGAGCGTCAGCGTCGCCGCCGACCGTGAGGCCGCCCGCGAGGCCGCCCGGCCCCCGGTCGCGTTCATCGCCGCCGGGTCGCCGCCGCCCGTCCTCGCCCGGCACGATCTCGACCCGGACCGCGCCGACGAGATCGGTGACCGGATCGGCACCGGCGACTTCTCCGAGGCGTTCGACCTCGTGACGCCCGCGATGATCGACGCCTTCTGTGCCGCGGGGACGGTCGACGAGGTGGCCGACCGGCTAGGGAACGTGCTGGAGTACGCCGACAGCGTCGTCGTCGGATCGCCGCTCGGGCCGGACCTCGATGCCGCCATCGACCTCGCGGCGACGGCCCACGAGCGCTCGACCGAATAGCTAAATCCGACGCGTCCGTGGGTGGGGGCGTGTCCGACCGCTCGCTCGACGAGTTCGCGAACGCGAACGCCAACGGGGACGACGAGGACGATGCCGAACCGACGGCCCGACCCCCGGAGCCGTCACCCACACCCGCCACGCCCACGATGCGGTGGTCGACCGACCCCGTCGCCTGCGACGACTGCGGCGCGGCCGTCGCCCGTCGCTGGCGAGATGGTGACTCCTACGTCTGTGCCGACTGCAAGGAGTGGTAATCTGGCGGCCGTAACTACCGCCGATTCGGGTGCCGCTCGAACCCGCGGGCGAGGTGCGCCTCGTCGATGGCCAGTACCGTCGGTCGCCCGTGCGGGCAGGCGAACGGCTGTTCGCACGCCCCCAGCCGTTCGATCAGCGCCGTGGCCTCGTCGTCGTCGAGTTCGTCGCCCGCCTTCAGCGACGGGTGACAGGCCAGATCCGCGAGCAACTCGTCCCGACGCTCCGCCGTCTCGCCGTCCCGCAGGGCGGCGAGCGTCGATTCGAGCGTGTCGGGGTCGGCGACGCGTCCGAGCGGCGCCGGGACAGCCCGCACGCGGACGGTCCCGCCGCCGAACGGTTCGCAGTCGAAGCCGAGGCGGGCGAGGGCGTCGGCGTGGGCCTCGACGGCGGCCACCTCGCCCGGCGAGAGCGAGAGCGTCGCCGGCGGGTCGAGCGTGGCCGACGGAACGCCCTCCGACTCCATCGCTGCCCGCAGGCGCTCGTAGTTGATCCGCTCGTGGGCGGCGTGCTGATCGATCACCAGCAACTCGCCGTCGGCCTCACAGAGCAGGTAGAGGTCACGGAAGCGGCCGACGAACGTGGCATCACCGAGCAGCGACGGTTCGGACTCGACCGGGTCGAGCGCCGCCTCCAGATCCATCGCCACGTCCGCCGACCGCCGGAGGTCGGCCGTCGCGAGCGCGTCCGAAACCGCCGTCTCGACGGCGTCCGCCACGGTGTCGGCCGCCCGGAGCGCGACCGTCTCCTTCGTCGGGTGGACGTTCTGATCGACCACCCACGGCGGGAGCGAGACGAGGAGGGTGGTGACGGGGTGGCGGTCGCCCGGGAGGAGCGACCCGTACCCGCGTTCGACCGCGCGCCGCAGGACCGGCACCGACACCGGCCGGCCGTTGACCGCGATCCGGGTGTGTTCCGTTCCGGCCCGGGTGACCGAGGGGTAGGCGAGCAGACCCCGGACCGACACCGGGGCCGTCCGGTCGCCCACCTCGACACTCGCCTCGGCGTCGAGGGTCGTGCTCTCGCGGGCCACCTCGCGGCCGTACACCGAGAGCGCGGCGTCCACGAACGCGCCGGAACCGGGCGTGGCGAACACCCGCCGGCCGTCGTGGTCGAGGGCGATAGCCACTCCGGGGCGGAGGAGCGCGTAGGTGGCGACGCGGTCGCTTATCCGCTCGAACTCCGTCGCCGGCGCCGCCAGCGACTCCTTCCGCGCCGGGCGGTTGTGGAACAGATCGGTCACCTCGACGGTCGTCCCGCGCCCCCGGCCGGCGGAGTCGACGGTCGCCTCACCGTCCTCGGTTACCTGCACCTGCGTCCCCCGCGCCCCGCCGTCGTTGGTCGTCAGTGTCACGTTGGCCACGTCTGCGATGCTCGCCAGCGCCTCGCCACGGAAGCCGAGCGTGTCGACGGTCGACAGGTTCCCGTCAGGGAGTTTGCTGGTCGTGTGGCGCTCGACCGCCAGTGCCGCCTCCTCGGCGCTCATCCCCTCGCCGTCGTCGACGACACGAATCCGATCGGTGCCGTCCCCGACCACCTCGATTTCGATTCGGTCGGCGCCCGCGTCCAGCGCGTTCTCGACGAGTTCGACGACGACCCGCGCCGGCCGGGTCACGACTTCGCCCGCCGCGATGCGGTCGACCGTCTCGCGGTCCAGTCGTCTCATACGGATCGTTGTAACTGGTTACCGGTGGTTCGCCACGGCGGTCCGGCGAACCTCCGGTACTGACTTACAACTGTTCGTATCATTCTTCGACTCGGTCTTTCAGGTCCGCGAGCAGGTTCAGCGCCTCGATGGGCGTCGTCCGTGCGATATCGGTCTCGCGGAGGCGGGCGGCGAGGTCGGCCTCGGTCGCGTCGTCGCCTGCCGCGGCGTCCTCGGCGTCCGCGTCGACGCCGTCCGCTCCCACCCCGTCCAGCGTCACCTGCACGCCCTCCTCGTGACCGTTCGTCTCGGGGTCGCTCCCGTCGACCAGCGCCCCCGCTCGTTCGACCACGGGGTCGGGCACGCCGGCCATCCGCGCCACCTCGACGCCGTACGAGGAGGAGGCTGGACCCTCCGCGACGTGGTGGAGGAAGGTCACGTCTACGTCGGCCGTAGGCCGACTCTCCGAGGAGCGTGGCTCCTCGCCCGCCCGCTCCGCTGCGAAATGCAGGTTGCGCACCCGGTCGTACTCGTCGGCCAGTCCCGTCAGGTCGTGGTAGTGGGTGGCAAACAGTGTCGCCGCCCCCACCTCGTCGTGGAGGAACTCGGCGGTGGCGCGGGCGATGGCGCGGCCGTCGGCGGTGCTCGTGCCGCGCCCTACCTCGTCCAGTAACACGAGAGAGTCCGGCGTCGCCTCGTGGAGGATCGACGTGAGTTCGGCCATCTCGCGCATGAACGTGGACTGGCCGCCCGCGATGTCGTCGCTCGCGCCGACGCGGGTGAAGACCCGGTCGACGACCGGCAGGGTCGCGGCGTCTGCGGGCACGAAACTCCCCACCTGTGCAAGCACGACGATCAGCGCCACCTGCCGCATGTACGTCGACTTCCCGCTCATGTTGGGGCCGGTGACGAGCGTCACGCTCCCCGGCGGAAGGGTGGCGTCGTTCGGGACGAACCGGTCCTGCGTCACCTCGACGACTGGGTGGCGGCCGGCCTCGATATCTACGCTGCCGTCGTGGAACGCCGGCCGCGCGTAGTCGCGGTCGATGGCGACGGCCGCGAGCGTCGCCAACGCGTCCAGTTCCGCGAGCGCGTCCGCGAGGTCCTGCACCCGGTCCGTCTCGGCGGCGACCGACTCGCGCACCTCGCGGAACAGTTCGTACTCCAGTTTGTCCGCCCGCTCGGCCGCGCCGATGATCTCGTCCTCCCGACGCTTGAGTTCCGGCGTGTAGAACCGCTCGGCGTTTTTCAGCGTCTGCCGGCGCGTGTAGTCGTCGGGAACCCGGTCGAGGTTGGCGTCGGTCACCTCGATGTAGTAGCCGTGGACCTGATTGTGGCCGACCGAGAGGGAGTCGATACCCGTCCGTTCCCGCTCGCGGGCTTCGAGGTCGGCCACCCACTCCCGACCCTCGCGTTCGGTCTCCCGAAGTCGGTCGAGTTCGTCGTCGAACCCCTCGCGGATCACGCCGCCCTCGGTGATTTCGACCGGAGGATCGGGC
This window encodes:
- a CDS encoding coenzyme F420-0:L-glutamate ligase yields the protein MEVFAVPDLPEFRPGDSIPDLIEARADLRPDDVVCVASTVVSKVEDRVADLSDFPAGPRAREIAARLERATGDEKDPRFAQAVLEESTDLLMEAPFLLTETRFGHVTVNAGIDRSNVPGGDLLLLPRRPSESAARIETGLTADRVIVTDTCGRPFRHGQRGVAIGWAGTPAARDWRGETDREGRELGVTVQAVVDELAAAANLVAGEGAGGTPVVVVRDFDFGDHDGSDALFRDVEGDFVRQALRGWSYE
- a CDS encoding 5,10-methylenetetrahydromethanopterin reductase; translated protein: MLGIELTPEHPLDRLVDLGTTAETAGYDTIFVSSHYNNRSPFAALSRLAAATDSVRLGPGVVNPLERHPVTLAGEVATVAEASDGRAVFGIGPGDPSTLGNLGLADDRGLRPVLEAFKVAQRLWDGERVTHDGTFEAEDAGLNFDVPTPIPTYVGGEGPHMCKMAAKHADGLLYNGAHPADLRWAREQVDKGLTDRLDGLGDFDLAAYASVSVAADREAAREAARPPVAFIAAGSPPPVLARHDLDPDRADEIGDRIGTGDFSEAFDLVTPAMIDAFCAAGTVDEVADRLGNVLEYADSVVVGSPLGPDLDAAIDLAATAHERSTE
- the mutS gene encoding DNA mismatch repair protein MutS gives rise to the protein MDADSDTGTSVDTDADAVTGPPDGMVDARDELTPMLSQYFGLCTEYEDALLLFQNGDFYQTYCDAAEEVARVCELTLTRREDSTGTYPMAGIPVDNAATYVERLLDAGYRVAVAEQVERPEEASGLVDRAVTQVVTPGTVVDDELLGSGTKNYVAAVTREGTTRAVAAVDAATGACLVTSVDDEAGLLAELDRLAPAELLVGPDATVDRESLSVAPMVTEHEAAEMDAERARETLSAYVSTPDAVVESDAERRACGAVLAYAEWTQGDDGPLEYVTRVRRYDPREALGLDTTAIRSLELFENRGAGSSETLFDILDDTACALGRRKLDGWLRRPLVDRERIEARLDAVEALTEHVLARETVREALREVYDLERLAGRVSRGRANARDLRSLKATLDAVPAVLSGLDDVDAAADRLDALGDRIDPLDEVRDLIDRAIQPDPPVEITEGGVIREGFDDELDRLRETEREGREWVADLEARERERTGIDSLSVGHNQVHGYYIEVTDANLDRVPDDYTRRQTLKNAERFYTPELKRREDEIIGAAERADKLEYELFREVRESVAAETDRVQDLADALAELDALATLAAVAIDRDYARPAFHDGSVDIEAGRHPVVEVTQDRFVPNDATLPPGSVTLVTGPNMSGKSTYMRQVALIVVLAQVGSFVPADAATLPVVDRVFTRVGASDDIAGGQSTFMREMAELTSILHEATPDSLVLLDEVGRGTSTADGRAIARATAEFLHDEVGAATLFATHYHDLTGLADEYDRVRNLHFAAERAGEEPRSSESRPTADVDVTFLHHVAEGPASSSYGVEVARMAGVPDPVVERAGALVDGSDPETNGHEEGVQVTLDGVGADGVDADAEDAAAGDDATEADLAARLRETDIARTTPIEALNLLADLKDRVEE
- a CDS encoding DUF7573 domain-containing protein, with translation MSDRSLDEFANANANGDDEDDAEPTARPPEPSPTPATPTMRWSTDPVACDDCGAAVARRWRDGDSYVCADCKEW
- the mutL gene encoding DNA mismatch repair endonuclease MutL, yielding MRRLDRETVDRIAAGEVVTRPARVVVELVENALDAGADRIEIEVVGDGTDRIRVVDDGEGMSAEEAALAVERHTTSKLPDGNLSTVDTLGFRGEALASIADVANVTLTTNDGGARGTQVQVTEDGEATVDSAGRGRGTTVEVTDLFHNRPARKESLAAPATEFERISDRVATYALLRPGVAIALDHDGRRVFATPGSGAFVDAALSVYGREVARESTTLDAEASVEVGDRTAPVSVRGLLAYPSVTRAGTEHTRIAVNGRPVSVPVLRRAVERGYGSLLPGDRHPVTTLLVSLPPWVVDQNVHPTKETVALRAADTVADAVETAVSDALATADLRRSADVAMDLEAALDPVESEPSLLGDATFVGRFRDLYLLCEADGELLVIDQHAAHERINYERLRAAMESEGVPSATLDPPATLSLSPGEVAAVEAHADALARLGFDCEPFGGGTVRVRAVPAPLGRVADPDTLESTLAALRDGETAERRDELLADLACHPSLKAGDELDDDEATALIERLGACEQPFACPHGRPTVLAIDEAHLARGFERHPNRR